Genomic segment of Photobacterium profundum SS9:
ACCGCTGTATTAAATGCCATTCGATGGATCAGCAAGGGGGAAAGTTAGGACCTGATTTGAATGCGCCAATGAGTGTTGTGTCTTATCGTTCGAAAGAAATGTTACGTAAATTTATCCGACAGCCTTCTCAATTTCGCTATACACAAATGCCTGATCACCTTGATTTGTCGACAGAACAAATTGATTCCATTCTTGATTACTTAAGTTATCAAGGAAAGATCAGTAAAGTGAGTGAAAAGTAGTCTGATATAAATTAAAGGCTCTGTTCCATCAAAATGTTGACTACACTTATAAGTGTAGTTAACAGCTTGAAGGTTAAGGCAATGAGAGCTAAAACATTCACATATCGCTTGAAGTATATTACTCAACTACTTTTAGACATGACTCCGGCTCAAAGAGAGCAAGTTAAGCTGAACATTCAATCTATTCAGCCAGAAATAACTGTAGGTGACATTATTCAGCCTATTTTTGATATTTCACCTCAATGTCCACACTGTCATTCACTTCATTTTAATAAATGGGGTAAATCTGGTTCAGTGCAGCGTTATCGCTGCAAAGAGTGCGCTAAAACATTCAATATAAAAACAAAAACGCCATTAGCAAAATTACATAAATGTGATCTTTGGCTGCAATATGCAGAATGTATGGAGCTGAAATTACCATTACGTCAAGCTGCCAAGATTTGTAATATTAATCTTAAAACAGCATTTTTATGGCGACATCGTTTTCTTGAAGTTCAATCAGAGCAATATAAAGATAAATTATCTGGGATCATTGAGGTTGACGAATTTTTTCTGGCCTACTCTGAAAAAGGCACAAAAAAGTTGAATGGAGATAGGGTTGCAAGGAAACGCGGGGGCGAAGTAGACAAAAGAAAACGAGGTGAACAGGTCGCAGTGCTTTTGTCGATAGACCGTAGTAAGCACATGATTGATGGTGTTTTAGCGGATGATACAGCCTCTGAAATCAGTTCGCATTTAGAACCATATATAGTCAAAGATTCTATCTTGTGCAGTGATGGCGCTTGGGCATACGTCAGCATAGCTGAAGAAACAAATTGTGACCATAAAAGGCTGATAAGTAATGAAAATAGAGTGCAAGATAAGATTTATCATATTCAGACAGTGAATGGTGCTATAGCACATTTTAAAGGTTGGATAGATATAAAAATGCGAGGCGTCGCAACGAAGTATTTACCCCATTATCT
This window contains:
- a CDS encoding IS1595-like element ISPpr6 family transposase encodes the protein MRAKTFTYRLKYITQLLLDMTPAQREQVKLNIQSIQPEITVGDIIQPIFDISPQCPHCHSLHFNKWGKSGSVQRYRCKECAKTFNIKTKTPLAKLHKCDLWLQYAECMELKLPLRQAAKICNINLKTAFLWRHRFLEVQSEQYKDKLSGIIEVDEFFLAYSEKGTKKLNGDRVARKRGGEVDKRKRGEQVAVLLSIDRSKHMIDGVLADDTASEISSHLEPYIVKDSILCSDGAWAYVSIAEETNCDHKRLISNENRVQDKIYHIQTVNGAIAHFKGWIDIKMRGVATKYLPHYLAWFRESYAGLNFQQMLVAAYR